From the genome of Brevundimonas sp. NIBR11:
CGCCGAGGTCCGATGCCGCGCCCTTGGGGTCCGGCAGATCGACGCCGGTCTTGCCCCAGCCGTCGCTCTCGAAGATCAGCAGTTCGTCCTGCAACAGGCCGCGCCCGCCGGTCAGGGTCGGATGCTTGTAGTCGTGGTCCACAGCATTCGGGGCGGTCGGACGGCCGACGGTGTTCATCGTGCTCATGATCAGGCTCCCAGGACCTTGGTGAGGCTCTTGGCCAGAATCTGGATGTCGGGATCCAGGGTCGTTTCGGTCGCGGCGACCAGCAGGACGTCGTCCATCCCCGCCTCGGGCGCCAGACGGCTGTAGGGCACGCCCGCCAGCACATGATGCGCGGCTAGCTGATCCACCACCTCGGCGGCGTTCTTCGGCAGCTTCACCGCGAACTCGTTGAAGAAGCGCGGCGTCAGGATCTCGACGCCCGGAATGGCCGCCAGCGCATCACGCGTCGCGACGGCCTTCTCGTGGTTCAGCAGGGCCAGCTTTCGCAGACCCGTCTCGCCCAGCAGGCTCATGTGGATGGTGAAGGCCAGGGTGCACAGGCCCGAGTTGGTGCAGATGTTCGACGTCGCCTTGTCGCGGCGGATGTGCTGCTCGCGCGTCGACAGGGTCAGGACGAAGCCCCGCTCGCCGTCCGCGTCGACCGTCTCGCCGGTGAGGCGGCCCGGCATCTGGCGGATCAGCTTCTCGCGGGCGGCAAACAGGCCGACATAGGGTCCGCCGAAGTTCAGGGCGTTGCCGATCGACTGGCCCTCTGCCGCGACGATGTCGGCGCCCATCTCGCCGGGCGATTTCAGCAGGCCCATCGACACGGCTTCGGTGACCACGACGATCAGCAGAGCGCCCGCCGCATGAGCGGCCTCGGCGATCTTAGTCACGTCGGTCGCGGTACCGAACACGTTCGGGGTCTGCACGACGACGCACGCCGTGTCCGGCCCGATGGCGTCGATAACGGCCGCCTCGGCGTCCACGGCGGCGGCCAGGGCCTGAGTCTCCACGCCGACGGCGTGCACCACCGTCTCGGTCGCCCGGACATAGTGGGGATGCACCCCGCCCGAGATGACCGCCTTGTTCCGGCGCGTCACGCGGGTCGCCATCAGGACGCCCTCGGCCATGGCGGTCGAGCCGTCATAGAGCGACGCGTTGGCCACCGGCATGCCGGTCAGGTTCGCGACCTGGGTCTGGAACTCGTACAGGTACTGCAGCGTCCCCTGCGCGATTTCTGGCTGGTACGGGGTGTAGCTGGTCAGGAACTCGGACCGCTGGATGATGTGGTCCACCGTGGCCGGGACATGGTGCTTGTAGGCGCCCGCCCCGCAGAAGAAGGGTCGCGATCCCGCCGCCACGTTCCGCCCGGCCATGGCCGACAGGGCCCGGTCGACCTCCAGCTCGCCCATGACGTGGGGCAGGTCGACGAAGCCGTCCCGCCGCGCCGCCTGCGGCACGTCCACGAACAGGTCGTCGATCGATTTCGCGCCGATGGCGGCGAGCATCGCCGTCCGGTCGTCGGGGGTCAGGGGCAGGTAACGCATGGCGGGGAGGTCCGAGCGTGAGAGGAAATCAGAGCGAGGCGAGATAGGCGTCGTAGGCCGCGCGATCCATCAGGCCGTCGATCGCCGAGGCGTCCGACACCCTGATCTTGGCGAACCAGCCCTCGCCTTCGGCGTCGGCGTTCACCGTTTCGGGCACCGTCGCCAGGGTCGCATTGCCTTCGATCACCTCGCCCGAAACCGGGGCGTAGACGTCCGACGCCGCCTTGACGCTCTCGACGACGGCGAAGCTGTCGCCCTTGCCGACCGTCTTGCCGGCCTCGGGCACCTCGACGAACACGACGTCGCCCAGTTGGTGTGCGGCGTGGGCGGTGATGCCGACGGTGGCGACGTCGCCTTCGAGGCGAACCCACTCGTGGTCCTTGGTGAAGTGCATGGTCAGGTCCCTCTAGGCTTTCGGTTTGCGGTAATAGCGTTGGGCGACGAAGGGCATGTCGATCACCTCGGCGGCGGCGGCCTTGCCGCGCACGATGACCTTCAAATCGGTGCCGAGCGCGGCGTGCGACGGCGGCACATAGC
Proteins encoded in this window:
- the gcvPA gene encoding aminomethyl-transferring glycine dehydrogenase subunit GcvPA gives rise to the protein MRYLPLTPDDRTAMLAAIGAKSIDDLFVDVPQAARRDGFVDLPHVMGELEVDRALSAMAGRNVAAGSRPFFCGAGAYKHHVPATVDHIIQRSEFLTSYTPYQPEIAQGTLQYLYEFQTQVANLTGMPVANASLYDGSTAMAEGVLMATRVTRRNKAVISGGVHPHYVRATETVVHAVGVETQALAAAVDAEAAVIDAIGPDTACVVVQTPNVFGTATDVTKIAEAAHAAGALLIVVVTEAVSMGLLKSPGEMGADIVAAEGQSIGNALNFGGPYVGLFAAREKLIRQMPGRLTGETVDADGERGFVLTLSTREQHIRRDKATSNICTNSGLCTLAFTIHMSLLGETGLRKLALLNHEKAVATRDALAAIPGVEILTPRFFNEFAVKLPKNAAEVVDQLAAHHVLAGVPYSRLAPEAGMDDVLLVAATETTLDPDIQILAKSLTKVLGA
- the gcvH gene encoding glycine cleavage system protein GcvH yields the protein MHFTKDHEWVRLEGDVATVGITAHAAHQLGDVVFVEVPEAGKTVGKGDSFAVVESVKAASDVYAPVSGEVIEGNATLATVPETVNADAEGEGWFAKIRVSDASAIDGLMDRAAYDAYLASL